From Candidatus Krumholzibacteriia bacterium:
TCCAGTTCATCGTCGACGGCTCCTACTCCATGCGCGCGTCGACACATGAGCTCCCGAAGATCGATGTGGCCCGAGCGGTGGCGCAGAGTCTGGCTCAAGCCATACCGCCCCTGGACTATCGCGGCGGCGTGCGGGCTTTCGGCCAGGAACGGCAGTATCCCGCGGGCGAGACGAGCCTCCTCTATGGTGTCCAGCGCTACTCGCCCTCCCGGGCGAGGGAAGCGATCGGCGAGGTGCGCTGCGCCTACGGCGACTCGCCGCTGGCGACGGCACTCGACGCCGCGGGCCGTGATCTGGCCAGCGCTAGCGGCGAGACCGCCGTCTTCGTCGTGAGCGACGGCCTGGACATGGGAGACGAAGCGGTCGCCGCGGCGCGGCGCCTGCACGAGCGGGCGAATGCCTGCATCTACGCTGTGCAGGTGGGTGTTTCCCGTGACGGCAGTGCGATGCTGCAGCGTCTCGTCAACGCCGGCGGCTGCGGCGAGGTGGTGCAGGCTTGGGATCTCACCGATCCGCGGCAGATGCGCGCTCTCGTGGTCCACGCCTTGCTCTCCGGCGACGGGGACCGGGACGGCGTTTCGGATGACAAGGACCGCTGTCTCGACACGCCGAAGGGGACGCCGGTGACGAAGGAAGGCTGTCCCGTGCGCGGCCTCGAGGTGAGCGGCGAAGTGTGGCGCCTGCCGGTGCGCTTCGCCTTCGACAGCAGCTCGATCGACGGCGAGTATCGCCGGGCTCTCGACGAGATCGCCACCTATCTGAAGCACAACCCCGAGATGCGCCTCGTCGTCGAGGGGCATGCCGACGACCAGGGAGACGAGGCCTACAACCAGGTACTCTCGGAGCGTCGGGCCCAGAGCACGCGGGACTACTTGGTTTCCCGCGGCGTGCCGCCGTCGCAGCTGAGCGTGGCGGCCTACGGCGAATCGCAGCCACTCGTCATCAACAGCAGCAAGGAAAACCGCGCGCGGAATCGCCGCACCCAGTTCCGGGTGATCGGCGAGCCGGCCGTCACTTCTCGTTGACCGCGATCCTGTTCACACGAAGCGGGGGGCGACAGCGCCCCCCGCTTGCATTGATGTCCTCGTTCTCTGACTCGCCGCTGCACGACGAGGATCTCACCGCAGGAAGACAGAGCGAGCGAACCGCGAACCGGCCGGTGAATCGCGCCCGCCCTCCTCGAGCACTCGGATCCGGCGGCCTCTAGCGTCCTCGCTTGTGCCATCGGAAGCTCCCAAAGCGTAGTGGAGGCTTCCAGCGCCCCTCGAGTAGGCCGGCCTTTCGGGGCTCGCCGCATCGACATCAGCCGTGAGGGCGACTCCGGCCGCTCCCCGCTGCTGGGGCACGCCTGTTGCATGCACTCGTTTCAAGTCCTGACATCGATGTCGCAGCGGAAAACCGCACGCCGGCCCGCTCTCGGGGGTCCCACTTGATTCGGGTTCTGTCCATCGACGGTGGAGGAATCCGCGGCATCATTCCGGCCATGGTGCTGGCGGAGATCGAGCGCCGCACGGGACGTCGCATCGCCGAGCTTTTCGATATCATCGCGGGAACTTCGACGGGCGGGATTCTGGCGCTCGGCCTCACCCGCCCGGGTCCGGGCGCCGCACCTTCTTACACGGCCGAAGCCTTGATCGAGCTCTATGTAACCGAAGGCAGCAAGATTTTCTCGCGCTCCCGCTGGCATCGCCTGCGTTCCCTGGGGAACCTGGTGGAGGAAAAATATCCCGCGCGGGGCATCGAGGCCGTGCTGGGGCAGTACTTCGGCGCGACGCGGCTCAAGGAGGCCCTGACCGAGGTGGTGATCACGAGCTACGAAATCGAGCGCCGCACTGCCTGGTTCTTTCGCAGCCGCAAGGCCCGCCTGCGTCCCGACTACGATTTCCCCATGAAGCACGTGGCGCGCGCGACCTCGGCGGCGCCGACCTACTTCGAGCCCATGAGGATCGCATCGCCGGACGGCGACAATTACTACGCTCTCATCGACGGTGGGGTTTTCGCGAACAACCCTGCTTTGTGTGGCTACGTCGAGGCTCGCTGCACCTATCCGGACGCGGACGACTTCCTGGTCGTGTCGCTCGGTACCGGCGAACTCACGCGCAGCCTGCCGTACGAAGAGGTCAAGGGATGGGGTGTAGTGCGCTGGGCGCACCCGATCCTGAGCGTGGTCTTCGACGGCATCAACGACACCATCGACTACCAGTTACAGCAGCTCTTGCCTAGGGGTCCGGATGGGCGACGGCGCTATTACCGCCTGCAAACACGTCTCGAGCCAGGCATCGACGACATGGACCAGACCGACCGCGCCCACCTGCACGCGCTGCGTCTGCTCGGGGAGAATCTCATCCGTGAGAGAGACGAGGACCTGGGTTCACTCTGCCGACAGCTCGTTGCCGCGACGCCCCAATCGAAGCCCGAACCGCAGACTGTGGCACAGACGGCGTCAGTCCAGTGACCTTGCGCCCCATGCCGACGCACTGCAATTGCGGAGCGCTGAGCATCCTGCAAAGGGCCTGCCGTCGGCGCTTCGCTCGTCAGAACCGCAGGGCGGAGAAGGGCGTCCGCGTCTCGGCGTGGGCGCCGCCGACCAGATCCTGGATTTCGATCACGAGCTCGTAGGCGGCTTCTCCGAGCTCGCCGACGTCGATGCGCAGCTCCTCGGCGCAATCTGTCGTCTGGCTTTCCGACAAGAAGGAAGAAGTGACGACGGGCCGCGGCTCGTTGCGGGACGAACTCACAGGTAGGATGCGGTAGGAGATCCGATAGCGTCCACGGCGCTGCTCGTCCAGCTGCAAGCCGTAGATCTCGAAATAGGCCGTGACCTGCTTGTCGAGCCCGTAGGCGCCGATCGGGTTCGGCAGCACCAGGCGGTCCCGCTTGGCGAAACGAGAGAGCCGATAGGCGCCCGCGGGGGCGATGCTCGTGGCGAGCTCG
This genomic window contains:
- a CDS encoding patatin-like phospholipase family protein, producing the protein MIRVLSIDGGGIRGIIPAMVLAEIERRTGRRIAELFDIIAGTSTGGILALGLTRPGPGAAPSYTAEALIELYVTEGSKIFSRSRWHRLRSLGNLVEEKYPARGIEAVLGQYFGATRLKEALTEVVITSYEIERRTAWFFRSRKARLRPDYDFPMKHVARATSAAPTYFEPMRIASPDGDNYYALIDGGVFANNPALCGYVEARCTYPDADDFLVVSLGTGELTRSLPYEEVKGWGVVRWAHPILSVVFDGINDTIDYQLQQLLPRGPDGRRRYYRLQTRLEPGIDDMDQTDRAHLHALRLLGENLIRERDEDLGSLCRQLVAATPQSKPEPQTVAQTASVQ
- a CDS encoding OmpA family protein, with the protein product MLRVLVSTTLLVLLMIQPAAGAPRDAERAFPAASISTEGYVARVEAFQFIVDGSYSMRASTHELPKIDVARAVAQSLAQAIPPLDYRGGVRAFGQERQYPAGETSLLYGVQRYSPSRAREAIGEVRCAYGDSPLATALDAAGRDLASASGETAVFVVSDGLDMGDEAVAAARRLHERANACIYAVQVGVSRDGSAMLQRLVNAGGCGEVVQAWDLTDPRQMRALVVHALLSGDGDRDGVSDDKDRCLDTPKGTPVTKEGCPVRGLEVSGEVWRLPVRFAFDSSSIDGEYRRALDEIATYLKHNPEMRLVVEGHADDQGDEAYNQVLSERRAQSTRDYLVSRGVPPSQLSVAAYGESQPLVINSSKENRARNRRTQFRVIGEPAVTSR